Sequence from the Burkholderia sp. GAS332 genome:
GCGCTCGAACAAGGCGTGGTCCGGCATATTCCCCTCATCAACGGTTTGAGGGAGAAACTGGTCCCCAGTCTACCGATGGAAATGCTCCGCGTCGCCACGGGTTCATCGGCGATCGACGTCTTTGCCGACACATCGGGCGTGCAAGCGGTGGGTGTCGCGGATGTGCTGGTGCCTACGCAGCCCGGGGGGGACATCTGGTTGCATTTCGCTTCCATTCGGTCGACGCTGAGCCGCTACGTATCGGCACGCGACATCCTGCAGGGAACAGTCGATCCGGAACGGATCCGGGACAAATTGGTGCTGGTCGGACTGACCGGTAGCGGCGTGACTGACATGCGCACGACGGCGTTGGGGGAACTGGTGCCGGGTATCGAAATTCAGGCGCAGGTCATTGAGACGATCTTCGAAGGACGTTTCCTGCGCCGCCCGACCTGGCTGAAATGGGCAGAATGCGCCGTCATCATGACGTTCGGGTTGCTGATCATCTGGTATGTGCCTCGCCCCCATTCGCGGTTCGCAGTATTCATAAGAACCCTCCCCAGGGGTGTCACCGCTCTGGGGATATGCCTGCATCTGCTGAATCTCCTATGCTGCTTCTTTATTTTCATGCGCTTCGGACTGCTGGTCGATGCAGCCTCGATTTTCATTATCCTGTCCGCGGTCATGGGCTGCTTCCTTTCACCTGCGTTGCTCCGCGCCGACGAACGAGCCAGAACGGAGGTCACGCCCGCGCCGCGGCGTGAAGACGACAACGACCGCACTGGCAAAGCGCCAGGTTCCTGAGGTAGCGCTTGTGCGGTGGGCCTGCAAGGTGAAAGCGGCCGTTGGCTTCACGTTGCATCGAAGGGCGCTCAGACGGAACGGGGCATTCATGCGGGACGATCGACGCGGGTGAATGAACGGCTCGACCATGAGTTTCCGGCGACACTGCTCGCGGATCAATTCGATACGGTCGAGTGAAGGGTAGTGTTGAGGTTCATATCCAGTCTCCTACAAGGATTTAACAGCGCAAAGAAACGGGGCGTTCCGCGGCCGCCGTCGCGAGAGCTACGCATTGCTGCGCAAGGACATCGGTTGGATCGACGAGACTGACGCGTGCGCCGGTCGTCCCCACGAAACTTGTCTGTGGCAATAAAAGCGGCAGCTCGGTACATCCCAGGACGATGACCTCAACGCCTTCCGCTATGAGCCCATCAATGGCCGCGGAGATATCGTCAAGACATCGTCCGTTGGTAAATCCCGCTTTCACCCCTTCCTTGCCATAGATCGCTTCCATCACTCGGGCCTGCAATTCCGCTCCAGGCACGATTTGCCGCAGCCCTTCTGATTCCAGCGCTTTCTCGTAGACACCGCTTGCGATCGTGCCGGAGGTGGCCAGCACACCAACGGAGCGCAGCAGAGGAAACGTTTCGCGCAGATGGCGGACCGTCACTGTCAGCATATTGACGATCGGTATGCCCAGATATGGCTGAATCCGTTCAACAAATGCGTGAGCGGTGTTACACGGAATAGCGATGAGGTCCGCGTCGCCCGACTCAAGCTTCTTGCAGGTCGCGTAAAGCGAAATAGTTGGGTCGGGCCCGCCACCGATCAGGTTTTCTGTGCGGTCGGGAATCTGCGGATTCTGTTCAATTAGAAGCCTGATATGGTCCTGATCTCGATTCGCTGGCGTATTGCGTACGATCTTCTGCATGAAGTCCACCGTAGCCGCGGGCCCAACGCCACCGACCACACCCACTTTGAATATGGATTCGGGCAAACCGTATTCGCCCGCAATCACGTACTGCGCATACGCAAGATTCGAATCGATCAGTGGCACTCGAAATGAGCCCATTTCCTCCGCCACGAGCGCAATCTCCGTCAGACCCGGTACGATGATTTGTGCACCTTGCGCGATGAGGTCCTCGCACGCCTCGCGCAGAAGCGCGACGGGCCGTCCAGACAGGTTTCCGCTCTTGATAC
This genomic interval carries:
- a CDS encoding aspartate racemase; translation: MISANVLSGKKFGVVGGLGPLASADVFFKLVKSTPASSDAEHVDVIFEQHPFRSPAIGSEATTQRKLYIFDMISGFEKRGVTTVVLPCFLSHTFIDELKANSPLQIVDMVEAVRSHVRRKFPAARRIGVLSSDYTRRKGLFEKYFAEPEFEVVHPRPRDGIDLITEAVYGANGIKSGNLSGRPVALLREACEDLIAQGAQIIVPGLTEIALVAEEMGSFRVPLIDSNLAYAQYVIAGEYGLPESIFKVGVVGGVGPAATVDFMQKIVRNTPANRDQDHIRLLIEQNPQIPDRTENLIGGGPDPTISLYATCKKLESGDADLIAIPCNTAHAFVERIQPYLGIPIVNMLTVTVRHLRETFPLLRSVGVLATSGTIASGVYEKALESEGLRQIVPGAELQARVMEAIYGKEGVKAGFTNGRCLDDISAAIDGLIAEGVEVIVLGCTELPLLLPQTSFVGTTGARVSLVDPTDVLAQQCVALATAAAERPVSLRC
- a CDS encoding sensor domain CHASE2-containing protein; its protein translation is MAFPSMKRYFDPWRARIRNLLKAVQGRPVALAVLFGLSLLNLCSEWPTDIARPAFVDTLDEALPDSFKTARQILFDQYQRHFPRVPTAQPVTIVEIDEETLATVGQWPWPRNRLASLIDAIAALKPLAIGLDIYMPEPDQTSPDKVAGNLPKSAAALAAGLRALPSHEAILARSLRAAPTILGAAALDHAAFATSTDLRSAPILVHGTDPLDHVQRFDYVLASLPELQAAAHGQAMLSVALEQGVVRHIPLINGLREKLVPSLPMEMLRVATGSSAIDVFADTSGVQAVGVADVLVPTQPGGDIWLHFASIRSTLSRYVSARDILQGTVDPERIRDKLVLVGLTGSGVTDMRTTALGELVPGIEIQAQVIETIFEGRFLRRPTWLKWAECAVIMTFGLLIIWYVPRPHSRFAVFIRTLPRGVTALGICLHLLNLLCCFFIFMRFGLLVDAASIFIILSAVMGCFLSPALLRADERARTEVTPAPRREDDNDRTGKAPGS